AAATAGATCTGGTCGTTACCATGATGAACCGTCGGATCGACAATGGCGGCCGAATCCATGCGCTTGGTGAGAAAGCGGATGCGGCGGTCGATCTCGCGCAGGCGCCGCTTGCCATAGATATAATCGCCATTTTCCGAGCGGTCGCCATTGGAGGCGGCCCAATGCACGACCCGTACGATTTCGGGCCGGTCGACGTCGATCAGCTGCAGCAGCTCGTCCTTGATGGCCTTGTAGCCGGCCGGCGTAATGTAGTTCTTGGCCCCGGCCGGAATGGCCTGGGCCAGCGCCAGCGCTTCGCCGTCGTCGTCGTCGTTGTCGGACTCTTTTACAAATGCCTTGTTCATGGT
Above is a genomic segment from Massilia sp. H6 containing:
- the greB gene encoding transcription elongation factor GreB, with translation MNKAFVKESDNDDDDGEALALAQAIPAGAKNYITPAGYKAIKDELLQLIDVDRPEIVRVVHWAASNGDRSENGDYIYGKRRLREIDRRIRFLTKRMDSAAIVDPTVHHGNDQIYFGATVCYLNKAGEEHTVTIVGIDELDPLKGKISWVSPVARALTKAREGETITLQTPLGAEELEILSVEYPEPAAE